DNA from Daucus carota subsp. sativus chromosome 1, DH1 v3.0, whole genome shotgun sequence:
TTGAAGCACAAAAGTTAATTCAAGGGGTTAGAATTTGTAGACGAGCTCCTGTAATCTCCCACATGCTATTTGCTGATGACTCGTATGTTTTTTGTAAAGCCTCTGAAATTGAAGCAGCTAATATGGTGAGTTTATTGCGAAAGTTTGAGTTGGCTTCCGGACAACAAGTTAATCTCGGCAAGTCATATATATTCTTTAGTTCGAATGTTTCTGAAGCGATTAAAAGGGAGATCTGTGGAGTGCTGCAGATGAATAAAGCAGATGATCGGAGTAAATACCTGGGCCTCCCAAATTTTTTAGGACGTGGCAAATTGTCCTTATTGGGGTATTCGAAAAGTAAAGTCCAGAATCGGGTTCGTTGTTGGGACGGTAAATTTATTTCTAAGGCAGGAAAGGAGGTCTTTATCAAATCAGTGGCTCAAGCAATGCCGAGCTATGCCATGTCCGTGTTTCTCTTGCCTTTGGATATAATTAAGGAGATTGAAAGAACTTTGTCTAAGTATTGATGGGGCTCTAAACCACATCAACATTCTGCAATCCATTGGATGAGCTGGGCTCGCTTGAGCAGGCACAAAACATCAGATGGTATGAGCTTTCGCGATTTTCGAGATTTTAATCTTGCAATGCTGGGTAAGCAGGGGTGGCGTTTTCTATCAAACCCTGGGAGTTTGGTTGCAAGACTGTTTAAAACTCGCTATTTTTCAAATACTAATTTTCTTGAAGTTCCGTTAGGTAATAATCCTAGTTTTGTTTGGCGAAGTATATGGGAAGCTAGATCATTGTTGAGAGCAGGGGCTCGTTGGATGGTAGGAGCTGGCACTAATATTAGTATTGCAAATCAGCCGTGGCTTCAAGATGAAGAGAATCCGTATATTACATCTTCCTCGCCTTCCTTTGAAAATAATACTGTTGCTTCTCTAATGACACTTAATGACAGAAGTTGGGATGTGGAGATTATAAGGGACCTTTTTAATGTGAGAGACCAGCAATGCATCTTACGCACTCCTATCAGAAACTCACAGTCAGAGGACACAATTTATTGGTGTAAAGAGAGTTCAGGTGTGTTTACGGTAAAAAGTGCGTATAAATTTTTGCAGGAGCAAAAGGGTGTGTGGAGGAGGGATGATAATAACAGTTTATGGGCTAAATTGTGGAGGATTAAGGCTCCGCCAAAGGCTTTAAATCTAGTGTGGAGGGCTCTTTCATTCTGCTTGCCAACCATGGTTATGCTTTCTCAGAAGCGTGTGCCAGTTTTGCCTAGTTGCCCGGTGTGTAATGGTGAGGACGAGACAATCTTTCATGCAATGGTGGGTTGCCCTTTCGCAGCTCAATGTTGGCAATCTTTGTTCCCTGATTTTCAACAGCATATGGGGTCTGAGTTTGAGGGCTGGCTTGATGATATGCTTGGAAAAGTGACCTCGGAAAAGCGTCCCTTGGTGATTACGGTATGTTGGGCAATATGGAAGGCTCTCAATGATAAACACTGGAACCACAAGCAAGTTTCTATGAATGCGGCTTTAGTATCAGCAAAGAACTACCTTGTTCAATGGCAGAACTCCCAAGCTAGATCTACGCAGGCTAGAGGTTATTCGAAGTTTGTCGGAGACGGAGCAACTTCTTGGGTTAAACCATAGTTGGATAATATTAAGGTAACAGTTGATGCGGCAACTTTCACAGAACACTTAGCTTTTGGCATGAGAATGATTGCGAGAGATTATCGGGGAGAATTAATTCAGGCCAGGTCATTGCTGCAACATGAAGTTGTCTCTCCAGAGTTGGCAGAGGCAATGGCCATGAAGGAGGCTCTAAGCTGGATCAAGTCCAACAGATGGAACCAGGTGATAATTGAAGCTGATTGCTTGTCGGTGGTGCAGGCCATCCGGAGCAAAGTTTCTGTGTCTTCACCTTTTGGTGTCGTGATCGAGGAGTGTAAGAATATCATGCAAATGTTGAACGCTGTGTCGTTAGTTTTTATTCAACGGTCTGCTAATGTGGCTGCTCACTTTCTAACTAGGGAGTCATGTTCATATCCAGATCGAGTCATTGATAGGGAAAATATTCATGTCGAATTGTTAACTGTCTTGTTGGCTGATTTACAGTAATATATCTTTCCTTGTTCGTCAAAAAAAACTCGATAGTTCGTAGTTTGTAATTCGTATGCCGTCGGTAACTTGTGATCCGAAATCGAACCTGGACCAAAAAtcgagattttatttttttaaaagattaaaCTGGATCAAAATAAGATTTGGACTAACCGGATCTAATCGGacagaaataaaataattcGGCTAGGTTAGATTTAAATTACtgaaattttctttaaaataaaatttgtattattaataaagtaaaaattcatgaattatttaaaaaaataaatataatattaattaatcatcaccaattcatctacttaaatttataaattagatatgataattatacatataagatatacaaatttatattacatataatttGGACAATTCGGTCTATTTGATCTGGATCGAAATAATTCTTTAAGATTTGGATCCGTCTAGAATTTGTTTTAGTGTATTTGTTCCAGACCGAATAAatcgaaattttaaaatatttagaatgAACCTAATCAAATTTGTACGGTTCTATTTTTCGATTTTAGTTTGGTTTTGCTCGCCTTTAAAtaagatttttattaattaataagttTGATAAGTTATAtacttttgaattatatttagtatataaaattttatagagGCCATCTTTTCATCAGAATCTCGGAACTCAAGATATTTGGCATCAAAATATTACaccatttataattttattaatcatattctattataattatTGTTTAGTTAAGATATTGAAAAATCATATACGTTCTCCCAGAATATGGTAAAACACAAgttcaataaaatatatgtaacttgtaaaatatactttttttttaaaaaattcgaaCTGAATAGCACTCAATATTCATAAGAATAACATGTTTTTAATGCTTTGATCGTGCGGCATGTATGATCTTCGAGATTTCCGATAAAAAATAGTTTacgttaaattttattatttaatctttatatatgtgtgtatatatgacataaataatttaataatagatgtcaatcttgatattattaatatatcatatttaattatatcaatAATTCAATATCAGTTTTTATCAAATatctttcaaaagaaaaaactaaAACGAGAAAACATGGTGGGCACTAAAGCAACACTAAACATGGTCACATTGTCACCGCCAGCTCAAATCAGCCGTCCTTGTACTGCTAAATAAAAAGTAGTCAcccaaattattcaaaaatagacCAGACCCCCTCTAGATTCTTTATTTTTCTCTTGGACGGCTTTAACTTTTTTCCTTTTAGATGTATTCCACTACCTCACCAAACTATGGGATGACAATAGCACGTACATTTGATATGATCTGAAATGGGAATccgaattaattattatatattgattCAGGACTATTAAGatttatcagatttttttttgaaaatctaaAATTTTTTAGCTGTATCAAAATGTAATTAATGgatcaataatatattttataagaagtaAACGATAATTAATTgagaaatttataataaaattgaaattttgggCATTATAATTGAATACATTATCCCATCCACGTTtcaatttatttcaataaaatttgaaaatgatcTGATCTACTTGAAAATGatacaaaatatttgatattaaaacTTCATTACcctcaaaataaatttaattatataagtttgaTTGAATTTATGGCATGTTTGGGAACTATGATTTTATGAAATTCCggatttaatcaaataatttgtTTGAAAATTTGGACTTGGATTTCGTTTGAAATCCATACAATCaaattttagtataaatttgaaaatttaaaatgacaactcaaatcttatcatttgaaatccaacattttaaatgaaatgcatgtttcGAAAATACATGTTTCGAAACGACCCCTCGCTTCATTTCAAATATCCGAACACGAATCCAAAATCGAAATTGAGCCGACCGGACTAACATTTTCAACTCCTTTTCTTTAAAGTTTGCCTTGTAAGATAACCCCTTGTTTGGTTCTATCCCACCTGGCCTTTTAACAAACAACCCATTTGCCTATCTGTACTTGCCCTTTTTATCTGTTGCCAAACAGGTACCTATATTTGAGTttcatttcttttgaatttcaCTTGAATTTCGATGCCTTTGTGTTGTATATATAAACCCTATGTTCATTTGTTTTGCAAgtgagaaagaaaagtgggctTTGTGTTGAAGAAACATTCATTTTCTCTTTGCTTCCAAAACAGGTATGTTTGTTCTCTCTTTGTTTTGTGTAAAGTTTGAATCTTGGATATACTGTATTGTTTTGTTCTAGTGTTGCTTGATCTGTGGGATTTGTTTTATGtgttcaaggtttatcaaagaTTCTTAGTAGTGtctgtttctgagagagagagagagagagagagatggagagttATCAATATCAATCCCAGACCATAGATCAGGGTTTTTTTTGGGTGCTGTGGGTTTTTTACAAGTTTTGGGAAGGTTCAAGAGAATGGTGAATTCTAAAAGcttaattgaagctaagaaacCTTCATTGGAGTATAAGAAATAGTTATTTACTTTCcgataaatttgataattttgctGTTTACATTACCTGATCATGTTGTTCATGTTGTTTAGTAGTCGTAAATAAATCATGTGACAGGGTTCTTCTGCGTAAGTGCATTTGTTTTAAGATATATcttctattaataatatatgctAATGATGATTGCATTTTTTTAGTAACCAATCTTTACAACTTGACTATAAATATCCTCAAACGATATTGACTATATGAAGATTTATGTGTGAAATTAAAAGTTATAAATCCTTACATGCCATCTGAATGTCTGATCCGAATTGGTATAAGTTAAGCAATAAAAGAGGGAAGCAAAGGGAAAAA
Protein-coding regions in this window:
- the LOC135149877 gene encoding uncharacterized protein LOC135149877; protein product: MSWARLSRHKTSDGMSFRDFRDFNLAMLGKQGWRFLSNPGSLVARLFKTRYFSNTNFLEVPLGNNPSFVWRSIWEARSLLRAGARWMVGAGTNISIANQPWLQDEENPYITSSSPSFENNTVASLMTLNDRSWDVEIIRDLFNVRDQQCILRTPIRNSQSEDTIYWCKESSGVFTVKSAYKFLQEQKGVWRRDDNNSLWAKLWRIKAPPKALNLVWRALSFCLPTMVMLSQKRVPVLPSCPVCNGEDETIFHAMVGCPFAAQCWQSLFPDFQQHMGSEFEGWLDDMLGKVTSEKRPLVITVCWAIWKALNDKHWNHKQVSMNAALVSAKNYLVQWQNSQARSTQARGYSKFVGDGATSWVKP